From the Planktothricoides raciborskii GIHE-MW2 genome, the window GCCATCAGGTTGAATGTTATTTGTATTTGCCATAGGATTAGGTTTTAATGGTAGTTTGGGTAGGGTGTGTTAGGCGCGGGGATAATTAATATTATAAACCATTAAATGAAATGTCCGCGCCGTAACGCACCATTAGGTAGAGGGTACAGAAACCGGGTTTCTTAGTTAACTTTTGGATATTTGCGTAAATTTTCGCAGAAACCCGGTTTCTTGGTTGCTTAATTAGCGTTGAATATTAAATATTATTAAAAATGACCCTGATTGAGAACATTCTCCATTGATGGGCTTGTATCATCAATGAGAGATTGGATCTTATCGATCATTCTTTGAAATACATCACTATAGTATCTAGAGGAATCCAAAAAATCTATATATTCCTGTCTATGGTTTCGTCTTGCTTCTGGGGTTCTATACTCTTGACGAATATTAGAGGACATTCGCTTCGTCTTGCGGACGATTAAAACATCATCAATTTGAGTTGAGATCAGCGAAACTGGGGTCATATCCAGAAATTCACAGACAATAAAATATAAAGATCCAGGAACAGCAGTTTTTAAGTCTCGACTTGTCGCTACTGCCTCTTGAAACATCGTTTTGTCTAGATTAGTTTTACACTCTGCACAAACATATCCAAGATGTGACTCAATGAACTTACAATCTTGAAATTCTCGGTCGAATGATGATTTTAGATATAATTTTTTACCCAAGATAAAGTCTTGGTCTTTACTTCTAATAATTGGTTCACCACCTTGACCTAAATTTCCCAGAGATGATAGAAAACTTAATCCAGCAAACGTATTTCTCAGTCCTAACTCAAAAGAATCATCGATTCCCCGCAAA encodes:
- a CDS encoding Bpu10I family restriction endonuclease, with amino-acid sequence MPEISRPHYTKLIACLNNRRLPESDRERLEEAIRKYHQWISDMESIERGQPDTVERLVEATNRYKRFIELDFIFDSAENFLYRQKGQLKLDNTILEEFLPQVVFRSLRGIDDSFELGLRNTFAGLSFLSSLGNLGQGGEPIIRSKDQDFILGKKLYLKSSFDREFQDCKFIESHLGYVCAECKTNLDKTMFQEAVATSRDLKTAVPGSLYFIVCEFLDMTPVSLISTQIDDVLIVRKTKRMSSNIRQEYRTPEARRNHRQEYIDFLDSSRYYSDVFQRMIDKIQSLIDDTSPSMENVLNQGHF